The sequence GCGGGTGTCGCGGACCTTCGCGCCCGTGCCCTCCAGGACGTCCGCCCAGCGCCGGGTCGCCGTCGCGATGCCCGACAGCCGGCACATGATGTTCAGCGCGCTGCGCTCGCCGGTCAGCAGGTCGCGGGTGCGCGAGCGTACGGACAGCAGCACCTGCCCGGCCTTCACCGAGTCACCGTCCTCCACATGGCGCTCGACCTCGAAGGTGTCGGTGCACACCACGGAGAACACGGCCTCCGCGATCCGCAGGCCCGCCACGACGCCGTCCTCGCGCGCGACGAAGTCGGCGACCGCCTCGGCGTCCTCGGGGACGGTCGCGACGGTGGTCACGTCGACGCCGCCGTCCAGGTCCTCGGACAGCGCCATGTGCGCGATGTCCTCGACCTCGATCGGGTCCAGGCCCGCGTCCGCCAGCAGTTGGACCAGCGCCGGGTCGAGGCCGCTCTCCTCGCCGTCGCCGCAGCCGCAGTCGTCGCCGCAGCCGCCTTCGTTCTGGTCGATCAGGGGGAGTTCGGGGGTGCTCACGGTCACTTCTCCAGGCTGGGGGGGTTCGGGGAGTTCAGGGGGACGCGTACGGACGGGAAGTCCGCCGAGTCGGTGGGGGTGACGACCAGCGCCCGCTTCTCGGTCGCGGAGAGCCGGACGACGAGGTGGCGGCGCCAGGCGGCGTCGTCCCGGTCCGGGTGGTCCTCGCGCCAGTGGCAGCCACGGGTCTCCACGCGCCGTTCGGCGGCGGCGACCAGGACGCGGGCCACGCACAGCAGGTTCGTGGCCTCCCAGGTGTCCACCCCCGGTTCGGCGGTCTTGCCGTGCGCCTCCAGGCCGTTCAGGGCGGTCGTGTACAGCCCTTCGAGGGCCTCGGCGGCCCGGCGCAGCGACGCGGCC comes from Streptomyces sp. NBC_01408 and encodes:
- the nadC gene encoding carboxylating nicotinate-nucleotide diphosphorylase codes for the protein MTVSTPELPLIDQNEGGCGDDCGCGDGEESGLDPALVQLLADAGLDPIEVEDIAHMALSEDLDGGVDVTTVATVPEDAEAVADFVAREDGVVAGLRIAEAVFSVVCTDTFEVERHVEDGDSVKAGQVLLSVRSRTRDLLTGERSALNIMCRLSGIATATRRWADVLEGTGAKVRDTRKTTPGLRALEKYAVRCGGGVNHRMSLADAALVKDNHVVAAGGVAQAFAAVREAFPEVPIEVEVDTLEQVGEVLAAGADLILLDNFTVEQTAEAVALVAGRAVLESSGRLTLDVARAYAETGVTYLAVGGLTHSSPILDIGLDLREAV